The Perca flavescens isolate YP-PL-M2 chromosome 23, PFLA_1.0, whole genome shotgun sequence genome has a window encoding:
- the LOC114549820 gene encoding tetraspanin-9, which produces MARGCICCVKYMLFLFNLLFWLGGCGLLGVGVWLSVSQGSFATLSPSFPSLSAANLIITLGTVVMVTGFLGCLGAIKENKCLLLSFFIVLLIILLAELILLILFFVYTDKVSENARQDLKEGLVLYNTDNAGLRDAWNTIQGEWRCCGVSNHNDWYTALHDNVVPDRCCQQVYPGCGRNASNTFWTRGCYEKVEEWLDDNKHLLGTIAMCVLVIQLLGMAFSMTLYQQIHRGGKKYEA; this is translated from the exons ATGGCTCGTGGTTGCATCTGCTGCGTTAAATACATGCTCTTCCTCTTCAACCTGCTATTCTGG CTGGGTGGGTGTGGATTGTTGGGTGTGGGCGTGTGGCTGTCGGTGTCTCAGGGCAGCTTTGCCACCCTGTCGCCCTCCTTCCCGTCGCTCTCCGCCGCCAACCTCATCATCACCCTCGGCACCGTCGTCATGGTGACAGGTTTCCTGGGATGCCTGGGTGCCATCAAGGAGAACAAGTGCCTGCTGCTGAGT TTTTTCATCGTTCTGTTGATCATCCTTTTGGCCGAACTTATCCTCCTCATCCTGTTCTTTGTCTACACCGACAAG GTGAGCGAAAATGCCAGACAGGACCTGAAAGAAGGCCTTGTGCTGTACAACACCGATAACGCCGGCCTGAGGGATGCATGGAACACCATACAGGGAGAG TGGCGATGTTGTGGCGTGAGCAACCACAATGACTGGTACACCGCCCTGCATGACAACGTGGTTCCTGACCGCTGCTGCCAGCAGGTTTACCCAGGCTGTGGACGCAATGCCTCGAATACCTTCTGGACACGG ggttgCTATGAGAAGGTAGAGGAGTGGTTGGATGACAACAAACACCTTCTGGGAACCATCGCCATGTGTGTGTTGGTCATACAG CTCCTTGGAATGGCTTTCTCGATGACACTTTACCAACAGATCCACCGAGGCGGGAAGAAGTATGAAGCCTGA
- the LOC114549817 gene encoding UPF0577 protein KIAA1324-like isoform X2, translating into MTLSAGFHPFSPQPPAVVEETDYYYQYTECDSTESRWRVAIPLNPSSCSNLPPPIRGTDCSFSCTAGKFLEMTTQQCTPCVAGSYSLGSGLRFDQWDAIPAGFTSLASFLDPGPNGEDILACNSSSWTPQGVYLESNRDECTVSLVYAVHLEKQGSVSFTYQYPDNNIFFEFYVQNEQCQEMAQTDDQKWIKVTNNGEWDSHTVNLKSGTNILYWRTTGILVGGKMVKPVLLKNIQIEGVAYTSECFPCRPGWFSSAPGSSSCQPCASNTFSIKGASSCTTCPEHYYSHEGWAECKVRPPCSEKDYFQIHTACDSEGKTQVLYRWVEPKICVENITGAVELPVTGQREPCPPCNPGYYNSNDSTCLPCPPGTHSNGTHVCTKCPAGTEPVLGYEYKWWNVLPSNMKTSCFNVGNSKCDDMNGWEVAGDHIRSGAGSSDNDYLILSLHVPGFKVPASLSGMTGSEFGSITFVFETICSGDCELYFMMDVNRKSTTVVESWEGSKGKQSYSHSMTRNDSVSYTWAFQRTNHALDVRHYVSDMVKLYSISVTNVLDGVASSCRACALVPQNSQRAGSSCVPCPAGFYIDRDTNRCQECPPNTHLAGRHTYGQDACVACGPGSISNKEHSRCYSDCSFSHTENNRTLTFDLSSLSAPAQLTIGPSFTSKGTKYLHLFNISLCGHEGTTRGAVCTDNVTDVSSKDDQSDLAQFVNSVDSFLCQSTIIPKDGRGFRMAISSQSISLADTFIGATVDSVLDGVNAKLELFPENVKDVPDINFFYRSTQATASCDQGRSSVITVRCNPEKSERGELSVPSSCPAGTCDGCTFHFLWESASACPHCAEDDYHWIDGACKGGVQETLFLWNEPKLCTKGVSLPPRSSSPCEAIALWLKVGVGGGAFVAVLLISLTCFFWKKNKRLEYKYSRLVMSANKECELPAADSCALAEGEEPDDDVVYTQKPSLLGKLRAIANKHEGGESCESVQLNSSQCDRWVLG; encoded by the exons ATGACGCTGTCTGCTGGCTTCCATCCCTTCTCTCCGCAGCCtccagcagtggtggaagaa ACAGACTACTACTACCAGTACACAGAGTGTGACAGCACAGAGTCACGATGGAGGGTCGCCATCCCTCTCAATCCAAGCTCCTGCTCAAACCTTCCACCTCCAATCAGAGGAACAGACTGCT CTTTCTCATGTACGGCTGGGAAGTTCTTAGAGATGACTACACAGCAGTGCACGCCATGTGTGGCCGGCTCCTATTCGCTGGGCAGCGGCCTACGTTTTGACCAGTGGGACGCCATCCCTGCAGGCTTCACCAGCCTGGCCAGCTTCTTGGACCCCGGGCCAAATGGAGAGGACATTCTGGCCTGCAACAG CTCATCATGGACGCCACAGGGTGTGTATCTGGAGTCAAACCGCGACGAGTGTACAGTGTCTTTGGTTTACGCCGTCCATCTGGAGAAACAGGGCTCCGTCTCCTTCACCTACCAGTACCCCGACAACAACATCTTCTTTGAGTTCTAT GTCCAGAACGAGCAGTGTCAAGAAATGGCCCAGACTGATGATCAGAAGTGGATTAAAGTCACCAACAATGGAGAATGGGACTCACACACA gtgAATCTGAAGTCCGGTACGAACATCCTGTATTGGAGAACCACCGGCATCCTGGTGGGAGGGAAGATGGTCAAACCCGTGCTGCTCAAGAACATCCAAATAGAGG GTGTGGCCTACACATCGGAGTGTTTCCCGTGCCGGCCTGGCTGGTTCAGCTCGGCCCCCGGCTCATCATCCTGTCAGCCGTGTGCCAGCAACACCTTCTCCATAAAGGGGGCATCCTCCTGTACAACCTGCCCTGAACACTACTACTCAC ATGAAGGATGGGCAGAGTGTAAGGTGAGGCCGCCGTGCTCAGAGAAGGATTACTTCCAAATCCACACGGCCTGCGACAGCGAAGGGAAG ACGCAGGTGTTGTATCGTTGGGTGGAGCCAAAAATCTGTGTGGAGAACATCACAGGGGCCGTGGAGCTGCCTGTGACGGGACAGAGAGAGCCCTGCCCCCCCTGCAACCCCGGCTACTACAACAGCAACGACTCCACCTGTTTGCCCTGCCCACCTGGAACCCACTCAAACGGCACCCACG TCTGCACTAAGTGCCCTGCAGGTACCGAGCCAGTGTTAGGTTACGAGTATAAATGGTGGAATGTACTGCCCTCCAACATGAAGACTTCCTGTTTCAACGTGGGCAACTCCAAATGTGACGACATGAATG GATGGGAGGTTGCAGGGGACCACATCCGCAGTGGAGCAGGCAGTTCAGATAATGACTACCTCATCCTTAGCCTGCATGTGCCTGGCTTCAA GGTCCCAGCCTCACTTTCAGGGATGACCGGCAGCGAGTTTGGCTCAATAACCTTTGTGTTTGAGACCATCTGCTCTGGCGACTGTGAGCTCTACTTCATGATG GATGTGAACAGGAAGAGTACCACAGTGGTGGAGTCCTGGGAAGGCAGTAAAGGGAAACAGTCCTACTCACACAGCATGACCAGGAACGACTCTGTCTCATATACATGGGCCTTCCAGAGGACTAACCATGCTCTGGAC gTGCGTCATTATGTCAGTGACATGGTGAAGCTGTACTCCATCAGCGTGACAAACGTCCTGGATGGGGTGGCGTCATCATGTCGGGCCTGCGCTCTGGTACCCCAGAACTCCCAGCGGGCCGGCTCGTCCTGCGTCCCCTGCCCTGCAGGATTTTACATCGACAGAGACACCAACCGGTGCCAGGAGTGTCCGCCTAACACACACCTGGCAGGGCGCCACACCTACGGCCAGGATGCATGTGTCGCCTGTGGGCCCGGAAGTATTAGCAACAAG gaACACTCTCGTTGCTACAGCGACTGCTCCTTCTCCCACACAGAGAACAACCGTacgctgacctttgacctcagcTCCCTGAGCGCCCCGGCCCAGCTGACCATCGGGCCGAGTTTCACCTCTAAAGGAACAAAGTACCTTCACCTGTTCAACATCAGCCTGTGTGGCCACGAG GGGACGACGAGAGGCGCCGTCTGCACAGATAACGTCACCGACGTGTCCAGCAAAGACGACCAAAGCGACTTGGCTCAGTTTGTCAACTCAGTGGACAGCTTCCTCTGTCAATCAACCATCATCCCAAAAGATGGGCGGGGTTTCAGGATGGCCATTTCCTCCCAGTCCATCAGCCTAGCAGACACTTTCATTG GAGCAACAGTAGACTCCGTTCTGGATGGCGTGAACGCTAAACTAGAGCTTTTTCCTGAAAACGTAAAGGATGTTCCAGACATAAACTTCTTCTACAG GTCAACGCAGGCAACAGCTTCATGTGATCAGGGTCGCAGTTCAGTCATCACTGTTCGCTGTAACCCCGAGAAGTCTGAACGAGGAGAGCTCTCCGTGCCCAG ctCCTGTCCTGCAGGAACATGCGATGGATGTACGTTTCACTTCCTGTGGGAGAGCGCCAGCGCCTGTCCGCACTGCGCCGAGGACGACTACCACTGGATAGACGGAGCGTGCAAGGGAGGCGTCCAG GAAACTCTGTTCTTGTGGAACGAGCCAAAGCTGTGCACCAAAGGCGTATCGCTGCCTCCCAGGAGCTCCTCTCCGTGTGAGGCCATTGCTCTGTGGCTGAAGGTTGGGGTTGGTGGCGGAGCCTTCGTGGCCGTGCTGCTCATCTCTCTCACCTGCTTCTTCTGGAAGAAAAACAAGAG GTTGGAGTACAAGTACTCTCGTCTGGTGATGTCTGCGAACAAGGAGTGTGAGCTGCCAGCTGCAGACAGCTGTGCTCTGGCTGAAGGGGAGGAACCTGACGACGACGTGGTCTACACCCAGAAACCCTCCCTGCTGGGGAAACTCCGGGCCATCGCCAACAAG CACGAGGGTGGAGAGAGCTGTGAGTCCGTGCAGCTAAACTCCTCCCAGTGTGATCGATGGGTCCTGGGATAA
- the LOC114549817 gene encoding UPF0577 protein KIAA1324-like isoform X1, protein MREQVWASWFPRCLVLIITAHTSSVSADLLRPCDETDYYYQYTECDSTESRWRVAIPLNPSSCSNLPPPIRGTDCSFSCTAGKFLEMTTQQCTPCVAGSYSLGSGLRFDQWDAIPAGFTSLASFLDPGPNGEDILACNSSSWTPQGVYLESNRDECTVSLVYAVHLEKQGSVSFTYQYPDNNIFFEFYVQNEQCQEMAQTDDQKWIKVTNNGEWDSHTVNLKSGTNILYWRTTGILVGGKMVKPVLLKNIQIEGVAYTSECFPCRPGWFSSAPGSSSCQPCASNTFSIKGASSCTTCPEHYYSHEGWAECKVRPPCSEKDYFQIHTACDSEGKTQVLYRWVEPKICVENITGAVELPVTGQREPCPPCNPGYYNSNDSTCLPCPPGTHSNGTHVCTKCPAGTEPVLGYEYKWWNVLPSNMKTSCFNVGNSKCDDMNGWEVAGDHIRSGAGSSDNDYLILSLHVPGFKVPASLSGMTGSEFGSITFVFETICSGDCELYFMMDVNRKSTTVVESWEGSKGKQSYSHSMTRNDSVSYTWAFQRTNHALDVRHYVSDMVKLYSISVTNVLDGVASSCRACALVPQNSQRAGSSCVPCPAGFYIDRDTNRCQECPPNTHLAGRHTYGQDACVACGPGSISNKEHSRCYSDCSFSHTENNRTLTFDLSSLSAPAQLTIGPSFTSKGTKYLHLFNISLCGHEGTTRGAVCTDNVTDVSSKDDQSDLAQFVNSVDSFLCQSTIIPKDGRGFRMAISSQSISLADTFIGATVDSVLDGVNAKLELFPENVKDVPDINFFYRSTQATASCDQGRSSVITVRCNPEKSERGELSVPSSCPAGTCDGCTFHFLWESASACPHCAEDDYHWIDGACKGGVQETLFLWNEPKLCTKGVSLPPRSSSPCEAIALWLKVGVGGGAFVAVLLISLTCFFWKKNKRLEYKYSRLVMSANKECELPAADSCALAEGEEPDDDVVYTQKPSLLGKLRAIANKHEGGESCESVQLNSSQCDRWVLG, encoded by the exons ATGCGGGAGCAGGTGTGGGCCTCCTGGTTCCCCCGCTGCCTTGTACTCATCATCACCGCTCACACATCATCTGTTTCCGCCGACCTGCTGCGGCCGTGCGATGAG ACAGACTACTACTACCAGTACACAGAGTGTGACAGCACAGAGTCACGATGGAGGGTCGCCATCCCTCTCAATCCAAGCTCCTGCTCAAACCTTCCACCTCCAATCAGAGGAACAGACTGCT CTTTCTCATGTACGGCTGGGAAGTTCTTAGAGATGACTACACAGCAGTGCACGCCATGTGTGGCCGGCTCCTATTCGCTGGGCAGCGGCCTACGTTTTGACCAGTGGGACGCCATCCCTGCAGGCTTCACCAGCCTGGCCAGCTTCTTGGACCCCGGGCCAAATGGAGAGGACATTCTGGCCTGCAACAG CTCATCATGGACGCCACAGGGTGTGTATCTGGAGTCAAACCGCGACGAGTGTACAGTGTCTTTGGTTTACGCCGTCCATCTGGAGAAACAGGGCTCCGTCTCCTTCACCTACCAGTACCCCGACAACAACATCTTCTTTGAGTTCTAT GTCCAGAACGAGCAGTGTCAAGAAATGGCCCAGACTGATGATCAGAAGTGGATTAAAGTCACCAACAATGGAGAATGGGACTCACACACA gtgAATCTGAAGTCCGGTACGAACATCCTGTATTGGAGAACCACCGGCATCCTGGTGGGAGGGAAGATGGTCAAACCCGTGCTGCTCAAGAACATCCAAATAGAGG GTGTGGCCTACACATCGGAGTGTTTCCCGTGCCGGCCTGGCTGGTTCAGCTCGGCCCCCGGCTCATCATCCTGTCAGCCGTGTGCCAGCAACACCTTCTCCATAAAGGGGGCATCCTCCTGTACAACCTGCCCTGAACACTACTACTCAC ATGAAGGATGGGCAGAGTGTAAGGTGAGGCCGCCGTGCTCAGAGAAGGATTACTTCCAAATCCACACGGCCTGCGACAGCGAAGGGAAG ACGCAGGTGTTGTATCGTTGGGTGGAGCCAAAAATCTGTGTGGAGAACATCACAGGGGCCGTGGAGCTGCCTGTGACGGGACAGAGAGAGCCCTGCCCCCCCTGCAACCCCGGCTACTACAACAGCAACGACTCCACCTGTTTGCCCTGCCCACCTGGAACCCACTCAAACGGCACCCACG TCTGCACTAAGTGCCCTGCAGGTACCGAGCCAGTGTTAGGTTACGAGTATAAATGGTGGAATGTACTGCCCTCCAACATGAAGACTTCCTGTTTCAACGTGGGCAACTCCAAATGTGACGACATGAATG GATGGGAGGTTGCAGGGGACCACATCCGCAGTGGAGCAGGCAGTTCAGATAATGACTACCTCATCCTTAGCCTGCATGTGCCTGGCTTCAA GGTCCCAGCCTCACTTTCAGGGATGACCGGCAGCGAGTTTGGCTCAATAACCTTTGTGTTTGAGACCATCTGCTCTGGCGACTGTGAGCTCTACTTCATGATG GATGTGAACAGGAAGAGTACCACAGTGGTGGAGTCCTGGGAAGGCAGTAAAGGGAAACAGTCCTACTCACACAGCATGACCAGGAACGACTCTGTCTCATATACATGGGCCTTCCAGAGGACTAACCATGCTCTGGAC gTGCGTCATTATGTCAGTGACATGGTGAAGCTGTACTCCATCAGCGTGACAAACGTCCTGGATGGGGTGGCGTCATCATGTCGGGCCTGCGCTCTGGTACCCCAGAACTCCCAGCGGGCCGGCTCGTCCTGCGTCCCCTGCCCTGCAGGATTTTACATCGACAGAGACACCAACCGGTGCCAGGAGTGTCCGCCTAACACACACCTGGCAGGGCGCCACACCTACGGCCAGGATGCATGTGTCGCCTGTGGGCCCGGAAGTATTAGCAACAAG gaACACTCTCGTTGCTACAGCGACTGCTCCTTCTCCCACACAGAGAACAACCGTacgctgacctttgacctcagcTCCCTGAGCGCCCCGGCCCAGCTGACCATCGGGCCGAGTTTCACCTCTAAAGGAACAAAGTACCTTCACCTGTTCAACATCAGCCTGTGTGGCCACGAG GGGACGACGAGAGGCGCCGTCTGCACAGATAACGTCACCGACGTGTCCAGCAAAGACGACCAAAGCGACTTGGCTCAGTTTGTCAACTCAGTGGACAGCTTCCTCTGTCAATCAACCATCATCCCAAAAGATGGGCGGGGTTTCAGGATGGCCATTTCCTCCCAGTCCATCAGCCTAGCAGACACTTTCATTG GAGCAACAGTAGACTCCGTTCTGGATGGCGTGAACGCTAAACTAGAGCTTTTTCCTGAAAACGTAAAGGATGTTCCAGACATAAACTTCTTCTACAG GTCAACGCAGGCAACAGCTTCATGTGATCAGGGTCGCAGTTCAGTCATCACTGTTCGCTGTAACCCCGAGAAGTCTGAACGAGGAGAGCTCTCCGTGCCCAG ctCCTGTCCTGCAGGAACATGCGATGGATGTACGTTTCACTTCCTGTGGGAGAGCGCCAGCGCCTGTCCGCACTGCGCCGAGGACGACTACCACTGGATAGACGGAGCGTGCAAGGGAGGCGTCCAG GAAACTCTGTTCTTGTGGAACGAGCCAAAGCTGTGCACCAAAGGCGTATCGCTGCCTCCCAGGAGCTCCTCTCCGTGTGAGGCCATTGCTCTGTGGCTGAAGGTTGGGGTTGGTGGCGGAGCCTTCGTGGCCGTGCTGCTCATCTCTCTCACCTGCTTCTTCTGGAAGAAAAACAAGAG GTTGGAGTACAAGTACTCTCGTCTGGTGATGTCTGCGAACAAGGAGTGTGAGCTGCCAGCTGCAGACAGCTGTGCTCTGGCTGAAGGGGAGGAACCTGACGACGACGTGGTCTACACCCAGAAACCCTCCCTGCTGGGGAAACTCCGGGCCATCGCCAACAAG CACGAGGGTGGAGAGAGCTGTGAGTCCGTGCAGCTAAACTCCTCCCAGTGTGATCGATGGGTCCTGGGATAA
- the klhl42 gene encoding LOW QUALITY PROTEIN: kelch-like protein 42 (The sequence of the model RefSeq protein was modified relative to this genomic sequence to represent the inferred CDS: inserted 1 base in 1 codon), whose amino-acid sequence MSSEQIIAIVMDDKIYEVNKKKLIEKSDYFRALYSSGMRESTEDSVQLQGLSVPGLELVLEFINTSKVQVVNETLEDLIETASFLQVTSILKLLTSEIRLDNCVELYSLSEVYGTHDLRNACLKYMSCYYHPMLRRPEFSSLPSAVRDQVREMRMKGTATLVAXDVPDQDEPWSMLRYGEVEQRWKPLANNLPPDMINVRGYGSAVLDNYLFIVGGYRMTSQEISAVHCYNPCRNEWNQVAPLNQKRSNFKLLAVQGKMYAVGGQSLGTVECYSPEQDWWTCVSSMPNPLAEFSACECQGMIYVMGGYTARDRNTSVLRYCPTSDNWTVFRSCPAHIRKQQMLSVEDTIYLVGGYTHELEVGQRQRRPSQTEDVLTVQSYNVSTGEWIQLKENTSKSGLNLTCTLHNDGIYIMSRDVSLPTSLEHRVFLKYNIFSDAWEAFRRFPALGQNMLLCSLYLPNVL is encoded by the exons ATGTCATCTGAGCAGATTATTGCCATCGTCATGGATGACAAAATCTACGAGGTGAATAAAAAGAAGCTGATAGAGAAGAGCGACTACTTTCGTGCACTGTACAGCTCCGGGATGAGGGAGTCCACCGAGGACTCGGTGCAGCTGCAGGGGCTCAGTGTCCCCGGCCTGGAGCTGGTCCTGGAGTTCATCAACACCTCCAAGGTTCAGGTTGTCAACGAGACTCTGGAGGACCTGATTGAGACCGCCTCCTTCTTACAGGTCACCTCCATCCTCAAGCTCCTCACCTCGGAGATCCGGCTGGACAACTGCGTGGAGCTGTACAGCCTCTCTGAAGTTTACGGGACTCATGATCTGCGTAATGCTTGCCTCAAATACATGAGCTGCTACTATCATCCCATGCTTAGGCGGCCAGAGTTCAGCAGCCTCCCCTCTGCTGTCAGAGACCAAGTCAGGGAGATGCGCATGAAAGGCACCGCCACCTTGGTAG TGGACGTGCCCGATCAGGATGAACCCTGGTCCATGCTGAGGTATGGAGAGGTGGAGCAGCGCTGGAAACCGCTCGCAAACAACCTGCCTCCAGATATGATCAACGTCAGAGGATATGGCTCAGCTGTCCTCGATAACTACCTGTTCATAGTCGGTGGATACAGGATGACGAGTCAGGAGATCTCTGCGGTGCACTGCTACAACCCCTGTAGGAACGAGTGGAACCAGGTGGCTCCGCTCAACCAAAAGAG GTCCAACTTCAAGCTGTTGGCAGTACAAGGGAAGATGTACGCTGTAGGAGGCCAGAGTCTGGGCACAGTGGAGTGTTACAGCCCAGAACAGGACTGGTGGACCTGTGTGTCCTCGATGCCTAACCCACTGGCTGAGTTCTCTGCCTGTGAATGCCAAGGGATGATCTATGTTATGGGTGGATACACTGCAAGAG acAGGAACACAAGTGTTCTCCGTTACTGTCCCACCTCTGACAACTGGACGGTGTTTCGATCCTGTCCGGCACACATCCGCAAGCAACAGATGCTGTCGGTGGAGGACACAATCTACCTGGTGGGTGGCTACACCCATGAGCTGGAGGTGGGCCAGCGGCAGCGGCGTCCCAGCCAGACAGAGGACGTGCTGACAGTGCAATCCTACAATGTCTCCACGGGGGAGTGGATCCAGCTGAAGGAGAACACGTCCAAGTCTGGCCTGAACTTGACGTGCACGCTGCACAACGACGGCATCTACATCATGAGCAGGGACGTCAGCCTACCCACCAGCCTGGAGCACCGCGTCTTTCTCAAGTACAACATCTTCTCTGATGCCTGGGAGGCGTTCAGACGCTTCCCAGCTCTGGGACAGAACATGCTGCTCTGTTCGCTTTACTTACCCAATGTGCTGTGA